A genomic stretch from Natronomonas gomsonensis includes:
- a CDS encoding universal stress protein, protein MTRVLMPLAVLEGESVAYGLMDLLGTMDVTVLGYHVLPEQTPADQAREQYEERAVSGLEDTTEEFRKAGGAADYRLVFTHDRQQTIERVADEIGTRAYAINGATGDVNRLLVPLSGNVAVDRVLQFVTELVGDRDIAITLFLASESDGADGLLQRSAQRLRDDGIDVTTERVVSDRPFETLIEAVPNHDAVVVGEAAPSLSQFLLGDESERLAAASVGPVLVVRRETKEDGAEE, encoded by the coding sequence ATGACACGAGTACTCATGCCGCTGGCGGTGCTGGAGGGTGAATCGGTCGCCTACGGACTGATGGACCTGCTCGGGACGATGGACGTGACCGTCCTCGGCTATCACGTCCTGCCGGAACAGACGCCAGCCGACCAAGCCCGCGAGCAGTACGAAGAGCGGGCCGTCTCGGGGCTCGAAGACACCACCGAGGAGTTCCGCAAGGCCGGCGGCGCCGCGGACTACCGACTCGTCTTCACCCACGACCGCCAACAGACTATCGAGCGCGTCGCCGACGAAATCGGCACCCGAGCCTATGCGATAAACGGCGCGACCGGTGACGTAAATCGGTTGCTCGTCCCATTGAGCGGCAACGTTGCCGTCGACCGTGTTCTCCAGTTCGTCACGGAACTGGTCGGCGACCGTGACATCGCCATCACGCTGTTTCTCGCCAGCGAATCCGACGGCGCCGACGGCCTGTTACAGCGAAGCGCCCAACGGCTCAGAGATGACGGCATCGACGTGACGACCGAACGCGTCGTCAGCGACCGACCCTTCGAGACGCTAATCGAGGCCGTCCCCAACCACGACGCGGTCGTCGTCGGCGAAGCCGCACCGTCGCTGTCGCAATTCCTGCTGGGCGACGAATCCGAGCGCCTCGCCGCCGCCTCCGTCGGCCCGGTGTTGGTCGTCCGCCGTGAAACCAAAGAAGACGGCGCCGAGGAGTAG
- a CDS encoding arginase family protein: MGEFPGANADPDDADYAVVGAPLDVSTTFRPGTRFGPDRVRRFARPFDDYDQRTDRHFSDLVFDAGDVAAWDDAADYLDFLSGSLRDHHDDGHLPLVVGGEHTVTVAGLRAADPDVYVCLDAHLDLYEAYAGNDHSHATVTHHALDIADEAVLLGTRTGSETEWDRAAQSDVTVVPPEEVPEWRPDFDGEAYLSVDIDAADPAFAPGTGTPEPFGLTAREMRDVVRAVAPSAVGFDIVEVNDRDDGQAASLAAKLLREFVFTHADSSE; encoded by the coding sequence ATGGGCGAGTTCCCCGGTGCGAACGCCGACCCGGACGACGCCGATTACGCCGTCGTCGGCGCACCACTCGACGTTTCTACCACGTTTCGCCCCGGAACCCGCTTCGGACCCGACCGGGTCCGACGGTTCGCTCGCCCGTTCGATGACTACGACCAGCGAACCGACCGACATTTCTCGGACCTCGTTTTCGACGCCGGCGACGTGGCCGCGTGGGACGACGCCGCCGACTACCTCGATTTCCTTTCGGGCAGTCTGCGTGACCACCACGACGACGGCCATCTCCCCCTGGTGGTCGGCGGCGAACACACCGTCACCGTCGCCGGCCTCCGCGCGGCCGACCCCGACGTGTATGTCTGTCTCGACGCCCACCTCGACCTCTATGAGGCGTATGCGGGCAACGACCACTCGCATGCAACGGTGACCCACCACGCCCTCGACATCGCTGACGAGGCGGTTCTCCTCGGGACACGCACCGGCAGCGAGACCGAGTGGGACCGTGCCGCACAATCCGACGTAACCGTCGTTCCCCCCGAGGAGGTTCCCGAGTGGCGACCCGATTTCGACGGCGAGGCTTACCTGAGCGTCGACATCGACGCCGCAGACCCCGCCTTCGCCCCCGGCACCGGAACGCCGGAACCGTTCGGACTCACCGCCCGAGAGATGCGCGATGTCGTTCGAGCGGTCGCCCCCTCCGCAGTCGGCTTCGACATCGTGGAGGTCAACGACCGCGACGACGGCCAGGCCGCATCGCTTGCGGCGAAACTGCTCCGGGAGTTCGTCTTCACCCACGCCGACAGTTCGGAGTAA
- a CDS encoding APC family permease, which yields MSGEPSGQNIEGESPVSEPVVETDEATVTENAELERTLGLSGGLAIGIGTMIGAGIFVFPGLAAGRAGPAAALSFTIGAVIALLVALPTSELATAMPKSGGGYYFISRGLGALAGSVVGLSLWLGLVFATAFYLVGFGYYAVDALGFLGIAVGESLVIPIALLFGAGFTLLNVTGTENAAKLQNGVVALLLSILVVFLGFGILDAVGLVGEPTTPERFAPYGPFPILTTAALVFTSYLGFAQVATVAGEMKDPGRNLPLAMVGSVVIVGVLYVVTIFVATSAVGSNALSLAGETAMVDVGRELLGPAGGFAIILGGLLATMSSANASILSTSRAVYAVSKDALLPGRASRINLKYGTPHVALGMAGGPILLLTATGRVEVLAEVASFLHLVAYGLICVALLALRRDEPEWYDPDFRVPGYPVVPIVGGVASFALILFMQPLSQVLGFLIMLGSAGWYFYYARDVKLKGAL from the coding sequence ATGAGCGGTGAGCCCAGCGGACAGAACATCGAGGGCGAGAGTCCAGTTTCGGAACCCGTCGTCGAAACCGATGAGGCGACGGTCACCGAAAACGCAGAACTCGAACGCACGCTCGGGCTCTCCGGGGGGTTGGCCATCGGTATCGGTACGATGATTGGGGCCGGTATCTTCGTGTTTCCCGGCCTCGCGGCGGGTCGGGCCGGACCCGCGGCGGCGTTGTCGTTTACCATCGGCGCGGTCATCGCGCTGTTGGTCGCACTTCCAACCTCGGAGTTGGCGACGGCGATGCCGAAATCCGGCGGCGGCTACTACTTCATCTCCCGCGGCCTCGGGGCGCTCGCGGGGTCGGTCGTCGGCCTCTCGCTGTGGCTCGGATTGGTCTTTGCGACGGCGTTTTACCTCGTCGGCTTCGGCTACTACGCCGTCGACGCTCTCGGCTTTCTCGGCATCGCCGTCGGAGAGAGCCTCGTCATCCCGATTGCGTTGCTGTTCGGCGCGGGCTTTACGCTCCTGAACGTCACCGGCACCGAAAACGCGGCGAAACTCCAGAACGGCGTCGTCGCGCTGTTGCTGTCGATTCTCGTCGTCTTCCTCGGGTTCGGCATCCTCGACGCCGTCGGTCTCGTCGGCGAACCGACCACGCCGGAACGGTTCGCTCCCTACGGCCCGTTCCCGATTCTGACGACGGCCGCGCTGGTGTTCACCTCGTATCTCGGGTTCGCTCAGGTTGCGACCGTCGCCGGCGAAATGAAAGACCCCGGCCGGAACCTCCCGCTGGCGATGGTCGGGTCGGTAGTCATCGTCGGCGTGTTGTACGTCGTGACCATTTTCGTTGCGACGAGTGCGGTCGGGAGCAACGCGCTGTCGCTGGCGGGCGAGACCGCGATGGTCGATGTCGGCCGAGAACTCCTCGGTCCGGCAGGGGGCTTCGCAATCATCCTTGGCGGCCTGCTGGCGACGATGTCGAGTGCCAACGCCTCGATTCTCTCGACCTCACGGGCCGTCTACGCCGTCTCGAAGGACGCGCTGTTGCCGGGACGTGCGAGTCGTATCAACCTGAAATACGGGACCCCACACGTCGCTTTGGGCATGGCCGGCGGTCCGATTCTCCTCTTGACGGCGACCGGCCGCGTCGAAGTGCTCGCCGAAGTCGCCTCGTTTCTGCACCTCGTCGCCTACGGCCTCATCTGTGTTGCGTTACTCGCGCTCAGACGCGACGAACCGGAGTGGTACGACCCCGACTTTCGGGTCCCCGGCTACCCAGTCGTACCGATAGTCGGCGGCGTGGCGAGTTTCGCGCTCATCCTGTTCATGCAACCGCTTTCGCAGGTACTCGGCTTCCTCATTATGCTTGGTTCCGCCGGGTGGTACTTCTACTATGCACGCGATGTAAAACTCAAGGGGGCACTGTAA
- a CDS encoding S8 family serine peptidase, with product MSRDDSGLSRRTFMKGVGITALAAATGPSLASADHAIDERFLNWRAVEARKVWDRGIRGRRDRTLALTDSGVEGRHPDLGPWNGVRVEIEDGEFSLTRSDGDSGGSAEFEPVTGDDGEPLTESDSGTFTPGAFAAPNEQFSEVKGATFTAQTTSKLDAELSWTPPGNDLEFRIDDVTGERTEVARVASADNPETLMADLNEGREYQFVIELYAAVGGQYTVEATYVEAVSSDEGGETSVATEDIDPFADPSNKTFGWYDAGSRYGSFDRPRDQNGHGTHVSSIMAGSGRASTIESSTVHEENATLLPGDFLEYEVDATAGQSVWASAFGTNVNLYIIDEEGRELDESPVRKDSLILEYPIDEDGSYTVQVRPRETDTVVSGAGEQAQSGNPTAGTLERIAVGTTKFAANTESEGVPGDVSENEQALHPGVAPNAGIVGLQGLGEPTVDLGNYAEQFKEAFNIRSVNMSWGPLQGAPLGQVEQLDSTRADVRRITEGGILVCASAGNSFTPANGNGGPAAADEAISVVATGPFDGISTYSSGGIGGVDEQSDGSPESSPAYAKPDVTAPGGDIGPDALANIGLGLATNPPVGPAPEPPVGIEYPIPSNYELARAAKNGSPEKTYGDADDSADTGADEPFAPRDYTDKAGTSMSSPYVNGVAGLLAEAMEFGRPDGGDRPEAVTLPEPVETTESDVYRLKGLLLATASESVFTAAPYHAAQNPPKGPTYDFGGRDPFEGYGRVNPDAAVDAVTRDLTPELTAEDGDPTTGEATTEETLGLYVPEDSRAAAGYVEAPTGTMTVSVSLSHLSGGNKGMAADDPHIDLFVYDPANPTDRGEPNIVARAQGATGAPSVSVSVPDDAETKTYVVVAKLVNVPGVVNGFDVQSHFDLTVALDAAENTFDVADGARTSDATAVTGGQANRLTVDVTDPDEKALVRDVVPGSWNVLANLSDTVDRVEQSTDGGPQFVYFTDSAATGETTSYTYFVEAPDSLADSNVYQFGPAEAKPLEDADDDSVPFVAVPNTSGNVVAVGLDTADPQGSLPGGDVEPPAN from the coding sequence ATGAGTAGAGACGATTCGGGACTGTCACGGCGGACGTTCATGAAGGGCGTCGGGATAACCGCCCTCGCGGCAGCGACGGGACCCTCGCTTGCGAGCGCCGACCACGCTATCGACGAGCGCTTCCTCAACTGGCGTGCCGTCGAGGCACGGAAGGTGTGGGACCGCGGGATTCGTGGCCGACGCGACCGGACGCTCGCGCTGACCGACTCGGGCGTCGAGGGGCGACACCCTGACCTCGGGCCGTGGAACGGCGTCCGCGTCGAAATCGAGGACGGCGAGTTCTCGTTGACCCGCTCGGACGGCGACTCCGGCGGCAGCGCCGAGTTCGAACCCGTCACCGGCGACGACGGCGAACCGCTGACCGAATCCGACAGCGGCACCTTCACCCCCGGCGCGTTCGCCGCGCCCAACGAGCAGTTCAGCGAGGTCAAGGGCGCGACGTTCACCGCACAGACGACGAGCAAACTCGACGCCGAACTGTCGTGGACGCCGCCGGGCAACGACCTCGAGTTCCGCATCGACGACGTGACCGGCGAGCGGACGGAAGTCGCCCGCGTCGCGAGCGCCGACAATCCCGAGACGCTGATGGCCGACCTCAACGAGGGCCGGGAGTACCAGTTCGTCATCGAACTGTACGCGGCTGTCGGCGGCCAGTACACCGTGGAGGCGACGTACGTCGAGGCGGTGTCGAGCGACGAGGGCGGGGAGACCTCCGTCGCCACGGAAGACATCGACCCCTTCGCTGACCCCTCTAACAAGACGTTCGGCTGGTACGACGCCGGCAGCCGATACGGCAGTTTCGACCGCCCGCGCGACCAGAACGGCCACGGAACCCACGTCTCCTCCATCATGGCCGGGTCGGGACGCGCAAGCACCATCGAGTCCTCGACGGTCCACGAGGAGAACGCGACGCTTCTGCCCGGCGACTTCCTCGAATACGAGGTCGACGCCACCGCCGGACAGAGCGTCTGGGCGTCGGCGTTTGGGACGAACGTCAACCTCTACATCATCGACGAGGAGGGTCGTGAACTCGACGAGTCGCCGGTCCGGAAGGACTCGCTGATTCTCGAATATCCCATCGACGAGGACGGTTCCTACACCGTGCAGGTCCGCCCCCGAGAGACCGACACGGTCGTCAGCGGCGCCGGAGAGCAGGCTCAATCCGGCAATCCGACGGCGGGGACGCTGGAACGCATCGCCGTCGGGACGACGAAGTTCGCAGCCAACACCGAAAGTGAGGGCGTCCCCGGCGACGTGAGCGAAAACGAGCAGGCGCTTCACCCCGGCGTCGCGCCGAACGCCGGCATCGTCGGTCTGCAGGGTCTGGGCGAACCGACCGTTGACCTCGGCAACTACGCCGAGCAGTTCAAAGAAGCGTTCAACATCCGCTCGGTCAACATGTCCTGGGGACCGCTTCAGGGCGCCCCTCTCGGCCAAGTCGAGCAACTCGACTCCACCCGCGCGGACGTACGACGCATCACCGAAGGTGGGATATTGGTGTGTGCGTCGGCAGGCAACTCCTTTACGCCCGCCAACGGCAACGGCGGTCCGGCGGCGGCCGACGAAGCCATCTCCGTCGTCGCCACGGGTCCGTTCGACGGCATCTCGACGTACTCCTCCGGCGGCATCGGCGGCGTCGACGAGCAGAGCGACGGCTCGCCCGAATCCAGCCCCGCCTACGCCAAACCCGACGTGACCGCCCCCGGCGGCGATATCGGGCCGGACGCCTTGGCGAACATCGGCCTCGGGTTGGCGACGAACCCGCCGGTCGGTCCCGCGCCGGAACCGCCGGTCGGCATCGAGTACCCGATTCCCTCGAACTACGAACTCGCCCGCGCGGCGAAGAACGGCTCCCCCGAGAAAACGTACGGCGACGCCGACGACTCGGCGGATACCGGAGCCGACGAACCGTTCGCGCCCCGCGATTACACTGACAAGGCCGGTACGTCGATGTCCTCGCCGTACGTCAACGGCGTCGCGGGACTCCTCGCCGAAGCCATGGAGTTCGGCCGACCCGACGGCGGCGACCGACCCGAGGCCGTGACGCTGCCGGAACCGGTCGAGACGACCGAATCCGACGTATATCGGCTGAAGGGCCTGCTGTTGGCGACCGCCAGCGAGTCGGTATTCACGGCCGCACCGTATCACGCCGCACAGAATCCGCCGAAGGGACCGACCTACGACTTCGGCGGCCGGGACCCCTTCGAGGGATACGGCCGCGTCAACCCCGACGCCGCCGTCGACGCCGTCACCCGCGATTTGACGCCCGAACTCACCGCCGAAGACGGCGACCCGACGACCGGCGAAGCGACCACCGAGGAGACTCTCGGCCTCTACGTCCCCGAGGACTCCCGTGCGGCCGCGGGCTACGTCGAGGCGCCGACCGGGACGATGACCGTCAGCGTCTCGCTGTCGCACCTCTCGGGCGGCAACAAGGGGATGGCTGCAGACGACCCCCACATCGACCTGTTCGTCTACGACCCGGCGAACCCGACCGACCGCGGCGAACCGAACATCGTCGCCCGCGCACAGGGCGCCACCGGCGCCCCGTCGGTGTCCGTTTCGGTCCCCGACGACGCCGAGACCAAGACCTACGTCGTCGTTGCCAAACTGGTCAACGTCCCCGGCGTCGTCAACGGCTTCGACGTCCAGAGTCACTTCGACCTCACCGTGGCGCTGGATGCCGCCGAGAACACCTTCGACGTGGCCGACGGCGCACGGACCAGCGACGCGACGGCAGTCACCGGCGGGCAGGCCAACCGCCTCACCGTCGACGTGACCGACCCCGACGAGAAGGCGCTCGTCCGCGACGTGGTCCCGGGGTCGTGGAACGTTCTAGCCAATCTCTCCGACACCGTCGACCGCGTCGAACAGTCGACCGACGGCGGCCCGCAGTTCGTCTACTTCACCGACAGCGCCGCGACCGGCGAGACGACTTCCTACACCTACTTCGTCGAAGCGCCCGACAGCCTCGCCGACTCGAACGTCTACCAGTTCGGCCCGGCGGAGGCAAAACCGCTCGAAGATGCCGATGACGACAGCGTGCCGTTCGTCGCCGTCCCCAACACCTCCGGCAACGTCGTCGCCGTGGGCCTCGACACCGCCGACCCGCAGGGCAGTCTGCCGGGCGGCGACGTGGAACCGCCGGCGAACTGA
- a CDS encoding cupin domain-containing protein — protein MTLNELPAVDPADGEVETAELVVHEDVLVKLFALGPGAAFDPHVHDDCENVFHLLEGEVVVTQDGTEETVSAPAVVHNERGVEHGARNESDERALLTASLCPLP, from the coding sequence ATGACGCTGAACGAACTGCCGGCGGTCGACCCCGCCGACGGTGAAGTCGAGACGGCGGAGTTGGTCGTCCACGAAGACGTGCTCGTGAAACTGTTCGCGCTCGGTCCCGGCGCCGCGTTCGACCCCCACGTCCACGACGACTGCGAGAACGTCTTTCACCTACTGGAAGGCGAAGTCGTCGTGACACAGGACGGCACCGAGGAGACGGTTTCCGCGCCCGCGGTCGTCCACAACGAACGCGGCGTCGAACACGGCGCACGAAACGAAAGCGACGAGCGGGCGCTTTTGACGGCGAGTCTCTGTCCGCTCCCCTAG
- a CDS encoding translation initiation factor IF-5A has translation MPREQTEVRELQEGNYVMIDDVPSKIYAYSTSKPGKHGSAKARVEGTGVFDGQKRNFTQPVDAKVWVPIINRKQGQVVSVSGGDMQVMDLETYETITMRIPEDLDPSPDDEIEYLEYEGQRKVV, from the coding sequence ATGCCGAGAGAGCAGACTGAGGTCCGAGAACTTCAGGAAGGCAACTACGTGATGATAGACGACGTGCCGAGCAAAATCTACGCCTACAGCACGTCCAAGCCCGGCAAACACGGCAGCGCGAAGGCCCGCGTCGAGGGGACCGGCGTCTTCGACGGCCAGAAGCGAAACTTCACCCAGCCCGTCGACGCGAAGGTCTGGGTTCCCATCATCAACCGCAAGCAGGGACAGGTCGTCTCCGTCTCCGGCGGCGACATGCAAGTGATGGACCTCGAAACCTACGAGACAATCACGATGCGCATCCCCGAGGACCTCGACCCCTCGCCGGACGACGAAATCGAGTATCTCGAGTACGAAGGACAGCGCAAGGTCGTCTGA
- a CDS encoding Nif3-like dinuclear metal center hexameric protein, which produces MQLSEFRDRLNDQLNHADYAGVDASANGLQVGRADGRPVERAAFAVDGVEATAETAADTGADVLIVHHGMVWGGLDRVAGRDYDRVATLIENDLALYVSHLPLDGHAELGNAAGLAEFLDCEIVDPFGDYGGVTIGQRVRAAEPYTTSDLEDRLSDLDTGGESVRTLDFGPDRIEDIAIVTGSGTDWIREATDAGVDALVTGEGKQKAYHEAREAGLNVFLAGHYATETFGVRALADLVEEWGVETTYVDHPTGL; this is translated from the coding sequence ATGCAACTCTCGGAGTTCCGCGACCGGCTGAACGACCAGCTGAACCACGCCGACTACGCGGGCGTCGACGCCAGCGCCAACGGCCTGCAAGTAGGCAGGGCCGACGGTCGACCCGTCGAGCGTGCCGCCTTCGCCGTCGACGGCGTCGAGGCGACCGCTGAAACGGCTGCCGACACGGGGGCGGACGTCCTCATCGTCCACCACGGTATGGTCTGGGGCGGTCTCGACCGCGTCGCCGGCCGCGACTACGACCGCGTCGCCACCTTAATCGAAAACGACCTCGCGCTGTACGTCTCGCACCTCCCGCTGGATGGCCACGCCGAGTTGGGCAACGCCGCCGGCCTCGCCGAGTTTCTCGACTGTGAAATCGTCGACCCGTTCGGCGACTACGGCGGCGTCACCATCGGCCAGCGCGTCCGTGCCGCCGAACCGTACACCACCTCTGACCTCGAAGACCGGCTGTCGGACCTCGATACCGGCGGAGAGTCAGTTCGGACGCTGGATTTCGGCCCCGATAGAATCGAGGACATCGCCATCGTCACCGGCTCCGGCACCGACTGGATTCGAGAAGCCACCGACGCCGGCGTCGACGCCCTCGTCACCGGCGAGGGCAAGCAGAAGGCCTACCACGAGGCTCGCGAAGCGGGGCTGAACGTCTTCCTCGCGGGCCACTACGCCACGGAGACGTTCGGCGTTCGAGCCCTCGCCGACCTAGTCGAGGAGTGGGGCGTCGAGACGACGTACGTCGACCACCCGACGGGACTGTAG
- a CDS encoding SDR family NAD(P)-dependent oxidoreductase: MNTAVVTGGSRGVGEAVARLLAAEGVHVVLCARDGDAVESVVEAIEADGGAATGVRADVRDEFDVERLMETASRAGERSGINFVVANAGVYHGAPGETPLAEASYSSFDDTLRINGRGVFATIREAVPHLTDDARVVVPSGAIAREAKPGFGAYAVSKATAEAVARQFAAELEQAVGVLDLGPVQTELTNRMQGRDPADVAPMFLWSATEADAEAIDGEVVGLREWKAAMR; encoded by the coding sequence ATGAACACTGCAGTCGTCACCGGTGGGTCCCGAGGCGTCGGCGAAGCCGTCGCGAGACTGCTCGCAGCGGAGGGCGTCCACGTCGTGCTGTGCGCGCGGGACGGAGACGCCGTCGAGTCGGTCGTCGAGGCCATCGAAGCCGACGGTGGGGCGGCGACGGGGGTTCGCGCCGACGTTCGCGACGAGTTCGACGTCGAGCGACTGATGGAAACCGCCTCGCGGGCCGGCGAGCGCAGTGGTATCAACTTCGTCGTCGCCAACGCGGGCGTCTACCACGGCGCTCCCGGCGAGACGCCGCTGGCGGAGGCTTCGTACTCGTCGTTCGACGACACGCTCCGCATCAACGGTCGCGGCGTCTTCGCGACGATTCGCGAGGCCGTTCCGCACCTGACCGACGACGCACGCGTCGTCGTCCCGTCGGGCGCTATCGCCCGCGAGGCGAAACCCGGATTCGGCGCCTACGCGGTGTCGAAAGCGACCGCCGAGGCCGTCGCCCGGCAGTTCGCCGCCGAACTGGAGCAAGCCGTCGGCGTCCTCGATTTGGGGCCGGTACAGACGGAGTTGACGAACCGGATGCAGGGACGAGACCCCGCCGACGTCGCGCCGATGTTTCTGTGGTCCGCGACGGAAGCCGACGCCGAAGCCATCGATGGAGAGGTCGTCGGGCTACGGGAGTGGAAGGCGGCGATGCGGTGA
- the mch gene encoding methenyltetrahydromethanopterin cyclohydrolase, protein MESLNRMAVELVDEAIDFADELAIEVHELDNGAVVLDFGVEAVGGIEAGLLLTEIQTGGLSTVQIGMDEIEGVPFTHVETSTDHPALALLCAQKAGWELSAGDFEGLGSGPARALVAEEDEYARVGYRDASEFAVLAIESEELPGEAVAEHIADRCGVPVSSVFLPTFSTASVTGSVALAGRAGELAAFRLSELGYDPVELLTVTASAPVAPVAESDEMAMARTNDALAYGGQVHMSVDEGFDRFDEVPSTAREEFGRPFVDIFEDHEWDFYDLPVEMFAPAQVTVDVVGEGVEALGRTDEALLAESFGL, encoded by the coding sequence ATGGAGAGTCTCAATCGGATGGCCGTCGAGTTGGTCGACGAGGCCATCGACTTCGCCGACGAACTCGCTATCGAGGTTCACGAACTCGACAACGGCGCGGTCGTTCTCGACTTCGGCGTCGAGGCGGTCGGCGGCATCGAGGCCGGCCTGCTGTTGACCGAAATCCAGACCGGCGGGCTGTCGACGGTCCAAATCGGCATGGACGAAATCGAGGGCGTCCCGTTCACGCACGTCGAAACATCGACGGACCACCCCGCACTGGCGCTGTTGTGCGCCCAGAAGGCCGGCTGGGAGTTGTCGGCCGGGGACTTCGAGGGGCTGGGGTCGGGACCGGCACGGGCGCTCGTCGCCGAAGAAGACGAGTACGCCCGCGTCGGCTACCGCGACGCCTCGGAGTTCGCCGTCCTCGCCATCGAAAGCGAGGAATTACCCGGCGAGGCCGTCGCCGAACACATCGCCGACCGCTGTGGCGTGCCCGTCTCGAGCGTCTTTCTGCCGACGTTCTCGACGGCCAGCGTCACCGGCAGCGTCGCGTTGGCGGGGCGAGCCGGCGAACTCGCCGCCTTCCGGCTCTCGGAGTTGGGGTACGACCCCGTCGAGTTGCTGACGGTGACCGCCTCCGCACCGGTCGCCCCCGTCGCCGAAAGCGACGAGATGGCGATGGCACGGACGAACGACGCACTCGCCTACGGCGGACAGGTCCACATGAGCGTCGACGAGGGCTTCGACCGCTTCGATGAGGTCCCATCGACGGCCCGCGAGGAGTTCGGCCGGCCCTTCGTCGACATCTTCGAGGACCACGAGTGGGACTTCTATGACCTCCCGGTCGAGATGTTCGCGCCGGCGCAGGTGACCGTCGACGTGGTCGGCGAGGGCGTCGAGGCGCTGGGCCGAACCGACGAGGCGCTGTTGGCCGAGAGTTTCGGACTCTGA
- a CDS encoding winged helix-turn-helix transcriptional regulator, with the protein MGLRLHTLVVCTLLVASVAFPAVAPAAAAISDGEGGEWENDESEWGDNDSDWQRNDSDSVRNLTETATGTVENATGAVLDNVTNDTNATAGPSMDGTDGDESVDLLVSLPGEHTRQSSLDAGVVGLDGATDASTLAGGPTIDVTSGGVAVEVGSTTNSAPGLAVEVPLSGSTTSDSGSSVTPPTDADATDASEVAAPSTAAGTDGDAEPAADDVESIAVEPTTAGDTADGESAEPNAEDDGEAPASLLGSLAWFDGAALLDYTPALGTAMFVAVAQPWTGFLSVGATLVADWLGRFGAMFRFGRHDGSDPLEHETRERIHDRITDSPGVSLSALADELDTPLSTVRHHLRVLERERLVTSRKLRGNRRLFPIGTENEELAAALEKDSSAAIIDVLRRYGAATVGDIVDEVETSYSTVSYHLSRLADDGLVVQEKDGASKITRLAPSVRSTLDTGEDGVSTGSGREVSAD; encoded by the coding sequence TTGGGACTTCGATTACACACGCTCGTCGTCTGTACGCTGCTCGTCGCTAGCGTTGCTTTCCCCGCAGTTGCGCCGGCCGCCGCAGCGATATCCGACGGTGAAGGCGGCGAGTGGGAGAACGACGAAAGCGAGTGGGGCGACAACGACAGCGACTGGCAACGAAACGACTCCGATTCGGTTCGAAACCTGACGGAGACAGCGACAGGAACTGTCGAGAACGCGACGGGGGCCGTCCTCGACAACGTCACGAACGACACGAACGCGACTGCCGGACCGTCGATGGACGGCACCGACGGCGACGAATCTGTCGACCTGCTCGTATCTCTCCCCGGAGAGCACACGCGGCAATCGAGTCTCGACGCCGGAGTGGTCGGCCTCGATGGTGCGACGGACGCGTCGACGCTCGCCGGAGGTCCAACTATCGACGTGACGTCCGGGGGAGTCGCCGTCGAGGTCGGCTCGACGACGAACTCGGCGCCGGGGCTGGCAGTCGAGGTTCCCCTGTCGGGATCGACGACCTCCGACTCCGGTTCGTCGGTGACGCCGCCGACGGACGCCGATGCTACCGACGCCTCCGAAGTCGCTGCTCCCTCGACAGCGGCGGGGACGGATGGTGACGCCGAGCCGGCGGCCGACGATGTCGAATCAATCGCCGTGGAGCCGACGACTGCCGGTGACACGGCCGACGGCGAGTCGGCGGAACCGAACGCCGAAGACGACGGGGAGGCGCCCGCGTCGCTGCTCGGGTCGCTTGCGTGGTTCGACGGCGCGGCGCTGCTCGATTACACCCCGGCGCTCGGGACGGCGATGTTCGTCGCAGTGGCGCAACCGTGGACCGGCTTCCTCTCGGTGGGCGCCACGCTCGTTGCGGACTGGCTGGGGCGGTTCGGTGCGATGTTCCGTTTCGGCCGTCACGACGGCTCCGACCCCCTCGAACACGAGACACGCGAGCGGATTCACGACCGCATCACGGATTCCCCCGGCGTCTCGCTGTCGGCGCTCGCCGATGAACTCGACACGCCGCTTTCGACTGTTCGCCATCACCTCCGCGTGCTCGAACGCGAACGGCTCGTCACCTCCCGGAAGCTCCGCGGCAACAGACGGCTGTTCCCCATCGGGACGGAAAACGAGGAACTGGCCGCAGCCCTCGAAAAGGACTCCAGCGCCGCCATCATCGACGTGCTTCGGCGGTACGGCGCAGCGACCGTCGGCGACATCGTCGACGAGGTGGAGACGAGTTACAGCACGGTGTCGTATCACCTCTCGCGACTCGCTGACGATGGCCTCGTGGTTCAGGAGAAAGACGGCGCCAGCAAGATTACGCGATTGGCCCCCTCCGTCAGGTCGACGCTCGACACCGGCGAGGACGGCGTCTCCACCGGCAGTGGCCGCGAAGTCAGCGCCGACTGA